One window of Deltaproteobacteria bacterium genomic DNA carries:
- a CDS encoding DUF3536 domain-containing protein: protein MKRFVCIHGHFYQPPRENPWLEEVEIQDAAYPYHDWNERITDECYAPNTASRILDGEKRIVDIANNFSKISFNFGPTLLSWMEEKKPDVYDAILEADRTSRRTFSGHGSAIAQPYNHMIMPLASTRDKRTQVRWGIRDFTHRFGRKPEGMWLPETAVDLETLDIMAGEGITFSILAPHQARRVRKLDEKKWVDVDGSRIDPKLPYRCSLPSGKSMTLFFYDGPISRDVAFGDLLSSGEHFAGRLGGAFVAGNDSPQIVHIAADGETYGHHQRYGDMALAYCLYHIATSGLANITIFGEFLEKHPPAHEVEIHENTSWSCAHGIKRWISDCGCSSGMHPGWNQQWRGPLREAFDWLRDTLVPLYEGKAERLLKDPWAARDAYIEVINDRSEENVERFFAGHLKGAVSREDRVHLLKILEMQRHAMLMYTSCGWFFDDISGTEAVQVLQYAFRALQLAKEVSGADHQPSFLEILERAPSNIPKFKDGANVVESLVKPAVADLIRVGAHYAVSSVFEDYPEDLRICCFRNRSEAYDFQEAGRMKLVMGKSRVFSEITWEEAMFSFAVVHLGDHNLFGGVNPSPGDEAFAYMQREIREAFSRSDVPALLRLIEKHFGAEHYSLWHLFKDEQQKVLDLLLASTLEDVEVSFRQIYEFRYPILQVMKDLHIPVPKALSTPVEYILNLDLRRVIESAEIDADRLRKLVDEVKRWNFELDKTILSFVTNRRIHALMEELLQSPQDTAHLGKLDEILEILGGLELELDLWESQNIYFSIGKRIFKKMAAGSDSGDEAAAEWVEHFRSLGRHFGVRVE from the coding sequence ATGAAGCGCTTCGTGTGCATCCACGGTCACTTTTACCAGCCCCCGCGGGAGAACCCGTGGCTCGAGGAGGTGGAGATACAGGATGCCGCGTATCCCTACCACGACTGGAACGAGAGGATAACGGACGAGTGCTACGCACCCAACACGGCTTCCCGAATCCTGGACGGCGAGAAAAGAATCGTCGACATCGCCAACAACTTTTCGAAGATAAGCTTCAATTTCGGCCCCACCCTCCTCTCCTGGATGGAGGAAAAAAAGCCAGATGTCTACGATGCTATCCTCGAGGCCGACCGCACGAGCCGCAGGACGTTTTCCGGGCACGGGTCCGCCATCGCACAGCCCTACAACCACATGATCATGCCCCTCGCCAGCACCCGGGACAAGAGGACGCAGGTCCGCTGGGGGATACGGGATTTCACGCACCGCTTCGGGAGGAAGCCCGAGGGGATGTGGCTTCCGGAGACGGCCGTCGATCTCGAGACACTGGACATAATGGCCGGGGAGGGAATAACCTTTTCCATCCTGGCACCCCACCAGGCCCGGCGGGTACGGAAGCTTGACGAGAAGAAATGGGTCGACGTGGATGGCTCACGCATCGACCCGAAGCTTCCCTACCGCTGCAGCCTCCCTTCGGGTAAATCGATGACCCTCTTCTTCTACGACGGCCCCATATCCCGGGATGTTGCCTTCGGCGACCTGCTCTCGAGCGGGGAGCATTTTGCGGGGAGGCTGGGGGGCGCCTTCGTGGCAGGGAACGATTCTCCCCAGATCGTCCACATCGCCGCCGACGGAGAGACCTACGGTCACCACCAGCGCTACGGGGACATGGCCCTGGCATATTGCCTCTATCACATTGCGACCAGCGGGCTTGCCAACATCACCATTTTCGGGGAGTTCCTCGAGAAGCATCCTCCCGCCCACGAAGTGGAGATCCATGAAAACACCTCCTGGAGCTGCGCTCACGGGATCAAGAGGTGGATAAGCGACTGCGGGTGCAGCTCGGGGATGCACCCCGGCTGGAACCAGCAATGGCGGGGGCCTCTCCGGGAGGCCTTCGACTGGCTCCGGGACACCCTGGTTCCCCTCTACGAGGGGAAAGCCGAGCGCCTTTTGAAAGACCCCTGGGCCGCGCGGGATGCCTACATAGAGGTGATCAACGACCGATCTGAAGAAAACGTGGAGCGCTTCTTTGCAGGCCACCTCAAGGGAGCCGTATCCCGGGAAGACAGGGTGCACCTTTTGAAGATCCTGGAGATGCAGCGGCACGCCATGCTCATGTACACGAGCTGCGGGTGGTTCTTCGATGACATCTCCGGCACCGAGGCGGTTCAGGTCCTGCAGTACGCCTTCAGGGCGCTTCAGCTGGCAAAAGAGGTGAGCGGTGCCGACCACCAGCCCTCGTTCCTGGAAATCCTCGAGCGCGCGCCGAGCAACATCCCGAAGTTCAAGGATGGGGCGAACGTGGTGGAGTCTCTCGTGAAGCCCGCCGTCGCGGATCTCATCCGCGTGGGGGCCCACTACGCCGTCTCCTCCGTTTTCGAGGACTATCCCGAGGATTTGCGGATCTGCTGCTTCCGCAACCGCAGCGAGGCCTACGATTTCCAGGAGGCGGGGAGAATGAAGCTCGTCATGGGGAAGTCCCGGGTATTTTCCGAGATCACCTGGGAGGAGGCCATGTTCAGCTTCGCCGTGGTGCACCTGGGGGACCACAATCTCTTCGGAGGGGTGAACCCGTCGCCCGGCGACGAGGCCTTCGCCTACATGCAGCGGGAGATCCGGGAGGCGTTTTCAAGAAGCGATGTGCCGGCCCTTCTCCGGCTGATCGAGAAGCACTTCGGCGCCGAGCACTACTCCCTCTGGCACCTCTTCAAGGACGAACAGCAGAAGGTCCTCGACCTGCTCCTGGCGTCGACACTCGAGGACGTGGAGGTATCGTTCCGCCAGATCTACGAGTTCCGCTACCCCATTCTGCAGGTGATGAAGGATCTGCACATCCCCGTCCCCAAGGCGCTATCCACCCCCGTGGAATACATACTCAACCTGGACCTCCGCAGGGTAATCGAAAGCGCAGAGATCGATGCCGATCGCCTGCGGAAGCTCGTGGACGAGGTGAAGCGCTGGAATTTCGAGCTCGACAAGACCATCCTCTCCTTCGTGACCAACAGGAGGATACACGCGCTCATGGAGGAGCTGCTCCAGAGTCCGCAGGACACGGCCCACCTGGGGAAGCTCGACGAAATCCTGGAAATTTTGGGCGGCCTCGAGCTCGAACTGGACCTATGGGAATCGCAGAACATAT
- the treZ gene encoding malto-oligosyltrehalose trehalohydrolase, whose amino-acid sequence MMVGARYLGDGRCSFVLWGPLLESAHVRLVSPGDRRVQMEKGEDGYFRAVLGDVPPGSRYYYVINGSAERPDPASHFQPGGVHGPSEVVDHDSFSWQDGDWRGVPLEQMIMYELHTGTFTEEGTFDSVIPRLAALCDLGVNALEIMPVGQFPGKRNWGYDVAYPYSVQNSYGGPDGLKRLVNACHENGIAVILDVIYNHLGPEGNYLGLFAPYFAGKYKTPWGEAINFDGPHADGVRSYFIENALHWFDLYHIDALRLDAIHGILDTSAKPFLKELAERVKAFSKERGRKFYLIAESDLNDARVIRPADEGGYGIDAQWLDDFHHTVHTLLTGERTGYYLDFGSIDHLEKAYREGFVYSWNYSPYRRRHFGSSSADRPARQFIVFSQNHDQVGNRMLGERLSTLASFEGLKLAAGCVILSPYIPLLFMGEEYGEESPFLYFTSHLDPDLADAVRRGRKKDFQAFLWKGKPPDPQDPQTFSASKLKWEKRLDGRHGVLLSFYRELISLRQLLPVLSNLDNRSLDVNAPEGKKIITMRRWYEGTEAIAVMNFGGSDERVTVSANGAELYRLIDSSNERWLGPGSMLPERLGGSREVVVPPLCFALYGKGVKT is encoded by the coding sequence ATGATGGTCGGTGCACGGTATCTCGGAGATGGCAGGTGTTCCTTCGTGCTCTGGGGGCCTCTCCTTGAGAGCGCTCACGTAAGACTCGTGTCTCCCGGCGACCGGCGGGTGCAGATGGAGAAGGGAGAGGACGGCTACTTCCGCGCTGTCCTTGGCGACGTACCTCCGGGTTCGCGCTACTATTACGTGATAAACGGGTCAGCGGAGCGCCCCGACCCGGCATCCCATTTCCAGCCGGGGGGAGTTCACGGGCCATCCGAGGTGGTGGACCACGATAGCTTCTCCTGGCAGGACGGAGACTGGAGGGGGGTTCCCCTCGAGCAGATGATCATGTACGAGCTGCACACGGGTACGTTCACCGAAGAGGGAACCTTTGATTCCGTGATTCCGCGGCTCGCCGCTCTTTGCGATCTCGGGGTAAACGCCCTCGAGATCATGCCCGTCGGCCAGTTCCCGGGGAAGCGGAACTGGGGGTACGACGTCGCCTACCCCTATTCGGTCCAGAACTCCTACGGCGGGCCCGACGGGCTCAAGAGGCTCGTTAACGCCTGCCACGAAAACGGCATCGCCGTCATACTCGACGTGATCTACAACCATCTCGGCCCCGAGGGCAACTACCTGGGCCTGTTTGCCCCCTACTTTGCCGGGAAGTACAAAACCCCCTGGGGGGAGGCGATAAACTTCGACGGTCCCCACGCAGACGGCGTGCGGAGCTACTTTATCGAAAACGCCCTCCACTGGTTCGACCTCTACCACATCGACGCACTCAGGCTCGACGCGATCCACGGCATCCTGGACACGAGCGCAAAGCCATTTCTCAAGGAGCTGGCCGAAAGGGTGAAGGCCTTTTCGAAAGAAAGGGGCAGGAAATTCTACCTGATAGCAGAGAGCGATCTGAACGACGCTCGCGTGATCCGGCCGGCCGATGAGGGGGGATACGGGATCGATGCCCAGTGGCTGGACGATTTCCACCACACAGTCCATACTTTGCTCACCGGGGAAAGGACGGGATACTACCTCGATTTCGGAAGCATCGATCATCTCGAAAAGGCCTACCGGGAGGGCTTCGTCTACTCCTGGAACTATTCGCCTTACCGGCGCAGGCACTTCGGGAGCTCGTCGGCCGACAGGCCGGCCCGGCAGTTCATCGTGTTTTCGCAAAATCACGACCAGGTGGGAAACCGGATGCTCGGGGAGCGGCTCAGCACCCTCGCATCCTTCGAGGGTCTCAAGCTCGCCGCCGGCTGCGTGATCCTCTCTCCCTACATCCCGCTCCTTTTCATGGGGGAGGAGTACGGGGAAGAGTCCCCCTTTCTCTACTTCACCAGCCATCTTGACCCGGACCTTGCCGATGCGGTGAGAAGAGGAAGAAAAAAGGATTTCCAGGCCTTCCTCTGGAAGGGAAAGCCGCCGGATCCCCAGGACCCGCAGACATTTTCCGCCTCCAAGCTGAAGTGGGAAAAGAGATTGGATGGCAGGCACGGCGTGCTCCTCTCCTTCTACCGGGAGCTCATATCCCTCAGGCAGCTGCTGCCGGTGCTCTCGAACCTCGATAACAGGAGCCTCGACGTAAACGCCCCGGAGGGGAAAAAGATCATCACCATGCGCAGGTGGTACGAAGGCACGGAGGCGATAGCGGTCATGAACTTCGGCGGAAGCGACGAAAGGGTGACGGTTTCTGCGAACGGCGCTGAATTGTACAGGCTGATCGACTCATCTAATGAGCGGTGGCTGGGACCCGGGTCTATGCTCCCCGAACGGTTGGGGGGAAGCCGGGAAGTCGTCGTCCCGCCGCTTTGCTTCGCCCTCTACGGGAAAGGAGTGAAGACATGA
- a CDS encoding dodecin domain-containing protein — protein sequence MAVAKIVEITSSSTKSFDDAIKTGLARAAKTLEGITGAWVEEQKVVVKEGQIKEYRVDMRVNFILHE from the coding sequence ATGGCTGTCGCAAAAATTGTCGAGATCACCTCATCATCAACCAAAAGCTTCGATGACGCGATCAAGACCGGCCTGGCCCGGGCAGCAAAGACACTCGAAGGAATCACCGGGGCATGGGTGGAAGAGCAGAAGGTAGTCGTCAAAGAGGGACAGATCAAAGAGTACCGGGTAGACATGCGGGTCAACTTCATCCTTCACGAATGA
- a CDS encoding DUF2318 domain-containing protein: protein MSENGTDIGKDRRKALAESEAGSRGGKKGIFLAVLVASLVMAGAGFYMAKPRKPATVSKESAAAAGAEVISIPLAEISAAAKFYEAKVGGVSVRFFIMTGSDGVVRSALDACDTCAHTLKGYRQEGDNMVCNNCDQKFPSSKINLVRGGCNPIPLDNTLDGDHLKIRVADIQSAVRYFNFRR, encoded by the coding sequence ATGAGTGAAAACGGAACAGACATCGGGAAAGACAGACGCAAAGCCTTGGCCGAATCGGAAGCCGGGAGCCGCGGTGGGAAGAAGGGTATCTTTCTGGCCGTTCTCGTTGCAAGCCTTGTCATGGCGGGGGCAGGTTTTTACATGGCAAAGCCCAGGAAGCCCGCGACGGTGAGCAAGGAGAGCGCGGCTGCGGCGGGGGCAGAGGTGATATCGATCCCCCTGGCCGAGATAAGCGCTGCGGCGAAGTTCTACGAGGCCAAGGTGGGTGGAGTTTCCGTGCGCTTTTTCATCATGACCGGCAGCGATGGCGTGGTCAGGAGCGCTCTCGACGCCTGTGACACCTGCGCCCACACGTTGAAGGGCTACCGGCAGGAGGGGGACAACATGGTGTGCAACAACTGCGACCAGAAGTTTCCCTCGTCGAAGATCAACCTTGTCCGGGGAGGGTGCAACCCGATTCCCCTGGACAACACGCTGGATGGAGATCACCTGAAGATCAGGGTTGCGGATATACAGAGCGCAGTTCGCTATTTCAACTTCAGGAGATAG
- a CDS encoding FtsX-like permease family protein encodes MGIAGISLKNLFRRKVKSFFVLFVVFIISGSIVAFTSVSTSLEKDIADKLDRFGANILVVPEVDALTIRYGDMVLGSTSVSGESISYADREKILSIPLKERIASLLPVYYASAKTDGREITFMGTDLMELAKMKPWWSFRPDEGGGKAVWLGSEVSRILGKKAGDRVSVQGAPVNVGGVIPPTGDKEDYMIVAGIRDLWRWSGTENRVSAFEVSALCKDCPVEDIVSQISGALPGARVTSIRRVVETRENTVNQLKKFALAVAVIIAIIGAMVISVSISASVAERTKEIGIMRAIGFRRSWILNIVLLEAGILSFLGALLGSLSGVFSVYFIAPAFDLERVVIPQVAVMIAVGAGILMGLSASFRPAIKASRLDPVEAFRNE; translated from the coding sequence ATGGGGATCGCCGGCATTTCACTGAAAAATCTCTTCAGGAGAAAGGTCAAGTCTTTCTTCGTCCTTTTCGTCGTCTTCATCATATCGGGGTCCATCGTGGCGTTCACCTCCGTCTCCACCTCCCTGGAAAAGGACATAGCCGACAAGCTCGACCGGTTCGGGGCAAATATCCTCGTGGTTCCCGAGGTCGATGCGCTGACGATTCGATACGGCGACATGGTGCTCGGATCTACCAGCGTGTCGGGCGAATCGATCAGCTACGCCGACAGGGAGAAGATCCTGTCGATCCCCCTGAAGGAGAGAATAGCGTCGCTGCTCCCCGTCTACTATGCATCCGCAAAAACCGACGGAAGGGAGATCACCTTCATGGGGACCGATCTCATGGAGCTGGCAAAGATGAAGCCCTGGTGGTCTTTCCGACCCGATGAGGGGGGCGGGAAAGCGGTGTGGCTCGGCTCCGAAGTGTCTCGGATACTGGGAAAGAAAGCCGGGGACCGGGTGTCGGTACAGGGTGCCCCGGTAAACGTTGGCGGCGTGATTCCCCCGACGGGGGACAAAGAGGACTACATGATCGTCGCCGGAATCCGTGATCTCTGGAGGTGGAGCGGCACGGAGAACAGGGTCTCGGCGTTTGAGGTGAGCGCCCTCTGCAAGGACTGTCCCGTGGAGGATATCGTCTCACAGATATCCGGCGCCCTGCCGGGTGCCAGGGTGACATCGATCAGAAGGGTGGTCGAAACCAGGGAGAACACGGTGAATCAGCTCAAGAAGTTTGCCCTCGCGGTGGCGGTGATCATCGCCATAATCGGCGCGATGGTCATATCGGTCTCCATTTCGGCGTCGGTTGCGGAGAGGACCAAGGAGATCGGGATCATGAGGGCGATAGGATTCAGGAGATCCTGGATCCTGAACATCGTGCTGCTGGAAGCGGGAATTTTGAGCTTTCTCGGTGCCCTTCTCGGGTCCCTCAGCGGGGTTTTCAGCGTCTACTTCATCGCCCCCGCCTTTGACCTGGAGAGAGTGGTCATTCCGCAAGTGGCGGTGATGATCGCCGTGGGCGCGGGGATACTCATGGGGCTGTCGGCATCCTTTCGGCCCGCGATCAAGGCCTCACGGCTCGACCCCGTCGAGGCGTTTCGGAACGAATAG
- a CDS encoding ATP-binding cassette domain-containing protein, with product MENHLISADNVGLVLGSGDGRAEILKGISLTVGKGEFLSIMGPSGAGKSSLMNIIGGLQTPTSGRVFVDNFDIYALDTEKRADFRRLYLGFVFQSFHLFPYLTVMENIMLPMVKDDLSRKDKEEIGVSLLGKVGLLGKERRFPSQLSGGEAQRVAVARALFNNPLIILADEPTGNLDTKNGMAILDLFSHVNEDGKTIIMITHSREYAQRAHRVVEMCDGSLGGSLLIPANASPLV from the coding sequence ATGGAAAACCATTTGATATCTGCGGATAACGTTGGCCTCGTCCTGGGAAGCGGAGACGGCAGGGCAGAGATCCTCAAGGGTATCTCCCTGACCGTCGGAAAGGGGGAGTTCCTCTCCATCATGGGCCCCTCGGGTGCGGGAAAGAGCTCTCTCATGAACATTATAGGCGGTTTGCAGACCCCCACTTCGGGACGGGTCTTCGTGGATAATTTCGATATATACGCCCTGGATACCGAGAAGAGGGCCGATTTCAGGCGGTTGTACCTTGGATTCGTGTTTCAGTCGTTCCACCTCTTTCCCTACCTGACGGTGATGGAAAACATCATGCTTCCGATGGTCAAGGATGACCTGTCCCGGAAGGACAAGGAGGAGATCGGCGTCTCCCTGCTCGGCAAGGTTGGCCTGTTGGGCAAGGAGCGAAGGTTTCCATCGCAGCTGTCAGGGGGGGAGGCACAGCGGGTGGCTGTCGCCCGGGCCCTGTTCAACAATCCGCTCATCATCCTCGCCGATGAACCCACGGGGAATCTCGATACGAAAAACGGGATGGCCATTCTCGATCTGTTCTCCCACGTAAACGAGGATGGCAAGACGATCATCATGATCACCCACTCCCGGGAATATGCCCAGCGGGCACACAGGGTCGTGGAGATGTGTGACGGCTCGCTGGGGGGAAGCCTGCTCATCCCCGCCAACGCCTCACCCCTCGTCTGA
- a CDS encoding AbrB/MazE/SpoVT family DNA-binding domain-containing protein has translation MTRKEKSDPGVSACAPSCCRVESLVTVDERGQMVLPKEIRDKANIKPGDKLAVISWEKNGEISCISLIRAEEFAGMVRELLGPMMGEVLGNETVKNE, from the coding sequence ATGACGCGGAAAGAAAAATCGGATCCGGGGGTTTCTGCCTGTGCGCCGAGCTGCTGCAGGGTGGAGTCCCTCGTCACTGTCGACGAGCGCGGCCAGATGGTTCTTCCGAAGGAAATCCGGGACAAGGCCAACATCAAGCCGGGAGACAAGCTGGCGGTGATCAGCTGGGAGAAAAATGGGGAGATATCCTGCATATCCCTGATAAGAGCGGAGGAATTCGCCGGCATGGTAAGAGAGCTCCTCGGTCCGATGATGGGAGAGGTACTGGGCAACGAGACGGTGAAGAATGAATAA
- the arsM gene encoding arsenite methyltransferase, whose amino-acid sequence MREEEVKKIIREKYGKIANQSSSCCEQVSRCGSSGDAARDIGKEIGYSEEELNAAPAGANLGLGCGNPVALASLREGEVVLDLGSGAGFDSFLAASAVGPAGKVIGVDMTREMVEKAAANARRGNVANVEFRVGDIEDLPISDSSVDAVISNCVINLVPDKGRVFREAFRVLKPGGRLMISDIVLLSRLPDAVSESIEAYVGCISGALLKDEYLHAIRGAGFVQVEIVQERAFPAQWSSNDPIAEGILESLKVTKESLADVLDSVLSISVFGVKP is encoded by the coding sequence ATGAGAGAAGAAGAGGTAAAAAAAATCATCAGGGAAAAGTACGGAAAAATAGCCAATCAGAGCAGCTCGTGCTGTGAACAGGTTTCCCGTTGTGGGTCGAGCGGGGATGCAGCCCGGGATATCGGGAAAGAGATCGGGTACTCCGAGGAAGAGCTCAATGCGGCCCCCGCGGGTGCAAACCTGGGTCTTGGATGCGGCAATCCCGTGGCGCTGGCCTCCCTTCGGGAAGGGGAGGTCGTACTCGACCTTGGCTCCGGTGCCGGATTCGATTCCTTTCTCGCCGCGAGTGCCGTCGGCCCCGCGGGGAAGGTCATCGGTGTGGATATGACCCGGGAGATGGTGGAGAAGGCCGCGGCAAATGCAAGGAGGGGTAATGTTGCAAACGTCGAGTTTCGGGTCGGGGATATCGAGGATCTCCCCATTTCTGACTCATCGGTCGATGCGGTCATCTCGAACTGCGTCATCAACCTCGTGCCCGACAAGGGCAGGGTTTTCCGGGAGGCCTTCAGGGTTCTGAAACCGGGCGGCAGGCTCATGATCTCCGACATCGTTTTGCTCTCCCGGCTTCCCGATGCCGTGAGTGAGTCGATCGAAGCATATGTGGGCTGCATTTCCGGGGCCTTGTTGAAGGACGAATACCTGCACGCTATCAGGGGGGCGGGTTTTGTGCAGGTGGAAATAGTTCAAGAGCGCGCGTTTCCCGCTCAGTGGTCGTCAAACGATCCCATCGCGGAGGGGATCCTGGAAAGTTTGAAGGTGACGAAAGAGAGCCTGGCAGATGTTCTGGATTCGGTCCTCAGCATAAGCGTTTTCGGAGTCAAACCGTAA
- a CDS encoding sigma-70 family RNA polymerase sigma factor — protein MTEKNLEFDVLYGFYQPKITRYLAKLVNAREAEDLTQEVFVRVSRGFSDFRGESKLSTWIYRIATNVAMDRLRSPAERQEASKKSVSEAGKAFEDKDVWTGEKKPSIDRQLIREEMSECVHEFIDRLPENYRAVVLLADVEGFRNQEIAEILGISLDTVKIRLHRGREKLKKELESGCSFDRDEQNVLVCDRKSPADESS, from the coding sequence GTGACGGAAAAAAATTTGGAGTTCGATGTCCTGTATGGCTTTTATCAGCCAAAAATCACCCGCTATCTGGCAAAGCTGGTCAATGCCCGCGAGGCCGAGGACCTGACCCAGGAGGTCTTCGTGCGGGTCAGCAGGGGGTTTTCCGATTTCCGGGGGGAGTCGAAGCTCTCCACGTGGATTTACCGCATCGCCACGAACGTTGCCATGGACAGGCTGCGGAGCCCGGCGGAAAGGCAGGAGGCATCGAAAAAATCGGTCTCGGAAGCAGGGAAAGCCTTCGAGGACAAAGATGTGTGGACAGGCGAGAAGAAGCCTTCCATCGACCGGCAGCTTATCCGCGAGGAGATGAGCGAGTGTGTGCACGAGTTCATTGACAGGCTTCCCGAGAATTACCGCGCCGTCGTTCTCCTGGCCGACGTGGAGGGTTTCAGGAACCAGGAGATCGCCGAAATTCTGGGGATCAGCCTCGACACCGTCAAGATCAGGCTTCACCGCGGGCGGGAAAAGCTGAAAAAGGAGCTCGAGTCCGGCTGCAGCTTTGACCGCGACGAGCAGAATGTCCTGGTGTGCGACAGAAAGAGCCCTGCCGACGAATCAAGCTGA
- a CDS encoding SHOCT domain-containing protein, protein MSGLEGFLESYWWIIPLALMLLCLLSVRRRGRALCCFGSHTFSGHHIGPSDSPGEILDKRYALGDIGREEYEEKKRDITQKSG, encoded by the coding sequence ATGAGCGGGTTAGAGGGTTTTCTGGAATCCTACTGGTGGATAATTCCCCTTGCGTTGATGCTTCTTTGCCTCCTCAGCGTGAGGCGGCGGGGCAGGGCGCTGTGCTGTTTCGGTTCCCACACGTTCAGCGGACACCACATTGGCCCTTCCGACTCGCCCGGGGAGATACTCGACAAGCGATATGCCCTCGGAGATATCGGCAGGGAGGAATACGAGGAGAAGAAACGGGATATCACGCAAAAAAGCGGGTAA
- a CDS encoding DUF488 family protein, with protein MENGVKTVVDVRRFPTSRFGHFRRENLEPSLKKAGIAYRYLGDLLGGFRNEGFPAYLETGEGREGLETLERIASRDPCAIVCAEKLPWRCHRRFIGHHFQEEGWDLVHIIDEKRVWQPK; from the coding sequence ATGGAGAACGGCGTGAAAACCGTTGTTGACGTGAGGAGATTTCCCACGAGCAGGTTTGGCCACTTCAGGCGGGAAAACCTGGAGCCGTCACTAAAAAAAGCGGGCATCGCCTACCGGTATCTCGGGGACCTTCTCGGGGGCTTCCGGAACGAGGGCTTCCCCGCGTACCTTGAAACCGGGGAAGGCAGGGAAGGACTGGAAACGCTGGAGCGCATCGCCTCGAGAGATCCCTGCGCCATCGTTTGCGCCGAGAAACTTCCGTGGCGGTGCCACCGGCGTTTCATCGGTCACCACTTCCAGGAAGAGGGATGGGATCTGGTTCACATCATCGATGAGAAGAGGGTCTGGCAGCCAAAATGA
- a CDS encoding methyltransferase domain-containing protein, translating to MTKFRDSEWANPEFSREYRDKADVYVIERRRLFEVLKSFYRHFNAGGEKRRVLDLGCGDGIVTRELIEVDGGIEATLVDGSEDMLEHARRNLADSRSLRYVLASFQEIIAGDVDLGSFNFIVSSLAIHHLTLLEKGELFRKVHSLLIPGGYFLNIDLVRAGEDELEAWYMGLWREWIEERKRSLGLKEDIFGDILRRYRENEDNRPDTLGDQLAMLTDAGFIQVDCYYKYGIFTIFGGKRP from the coding sequence ATGACGAAATTTCGCGATTCCGAGTGGGCAAATCCCGAATTCAGCAGGGAGTACCGGGACAAGGCCGACGTCTACGTGATCGAGCGCAGAAGGCTCTTCGAGGTCCTGAAGTCTTTCTACCGGCACTTCAATGCCGGCGGGGAAAAAAGAAGGGTTCTCGACCTGGGATGCGGCGACGGGATCGTAACGCGTGAGCTCATCGAGGTTGACGGCGGGATAGAGGCGACCCTGGTCGACGGCTCGGAGGATATGCTCGAGCACGCCAGGCGAAACCTTGCAGACTCAAGAAGCCTGCGTTACGTCCTGGCGAGCTTTCAGGAAATAATCGCGGGGGATGTCGACCTCGGCAGCTTTAATTTCATCGTTTCCTCCCTTGCGATCCATCACCTCACGCTCCTTGAAAAGGGGGAGCTTTTCAGGAAGGTCCACTCCCTTCTCATCCCGGGCGGCTATTTTTTGAACATCGACCTGGTGCGCGCCGGGGAAGATGAGCTCGAAGCGTGGTACATGGGCCTCTGGAGAGAGTGGATAGAGGAGCGCAAGCGCTCCCTGGGCCTTAAAGAGGATATCTTCGGAGATATTCTCAGGCGTTACAGGGAGAACGAGGACAACAGGCCCGACACCCTCGGTGACCAGCTCGCCATGCTCACCGATGCCGGGTTCATCCAGGTCGATTGCTACTACAAGTACGGCATCTTCACGATTTTCGGCGGGAAGAGACCCTGA